A genomic region of Streptomyces sp. NBC_00247 contains the following coding sequences:
- a CDS encoding fluoride efflux transporter FluC yields MNWLLVVVGGMVGAPLRLLTDRLVRRYHGAGLPYVFPWGTFAANAAGSLLLGALTGAAVSAPVYALLGTGLCGALTTYSTFSYETLRMAESGRAFLAGANVAASLLVGLGAVFLGAEVAGGAGFGG; encoded by the coding sequence GTGAACTGGCTGCTGGTCGTCGTCGGCGGCATGGTGGGCGCACCCCTGCGTCTCCTGACGGACCGTCTGGTGCGCCGGTACCACGGCGCCGGACTTCCGTACGTCTTCCCCTGGGGCACCTTCGCGGCCAACGCGGCGGGCAGCCTGCTGCTCGGGGCACTGACCGGCGCGGCCGTCTCCGCGCCCGTGTACGCCCTGCTCGGCACGGGGCTCTGCGGGGCGCTGACGACGTACTCGACGTTCTCGTACGAGACGCTGCGGATGGCCGAGTCCGGGCGGGCCTTCCTCGCGGGCGCCAACGTGGCTGCCTCCCTGCTGGTGGGGCTGGGCGCGGTGTTCCTCGGCGCGGAGGTGGCGGGCGGGGCCGGGTTCGGCGGCTGA
- a CDS encoding metallopeptidase family protein, whose translation MLEMTREQFEELVSEALDRIPPELTRLMDNVAVFVEDEPDPGEPELLGLYEGTPLTERGEWYAGVLPDRITVYRGPTLRMCETREDVVAETEITVVHEIAHHFGIDDARLHALGYA comes from the coding sequence GTGCTGGAGATGACGCGCGAGCAGTTCGAAGAGCTGGTGAGCGAGGCGCTCGACCGGATTCCGCCGGAGCTGACGCGGCTGATGGACAACGTCGCGGTGTTCGTCGAGGACGAACCGGACCCCGGCGAACCCGAGTTGCTCGGCCTCTACGAGGGAACACCGCTCACCGAACGGGGCGAGTGGTACGCGGGCGTCCTGCCCGACCGGATCACCGTCTACCGGGGGCCGACGCTGCGGATGTGCGAGACCCGTGAGGACGTCGTCGCGGAGACCGAGATCACCGTGGTCCACGAGATCGCCCACCACTTCGGCATCGACGACGCGCGGCTGCACGCGCTCGGCTACGCGTGA
- a CDS encoding metallophosphoesterase family protein: MVRVPFRPRRTPDARVRRSRGARTAPMPAPGLAGSGPRPVVRVLAMVAVVVLGGWLGLLVVGDVKTPVGPMDTTMALRPSLTGGTRVDVSPLGALELDSHVAPLRLDVDVDRLDPVRSQRLVEKPERFSGLQDEVARDVADGARELALRSVVAVLTGATVLGLVVYRRPRPALAAGGLALVLLAGSGVSAYATWNPKSVLEPKFSGLLSSAPSVVGDARSIVTEFDVYQQELARLVTNVSRLYDATSTLPVYQPDPGTLRVLHVSDIHLNPASWHIVASLVKQYGIDVIIDSGDTMDHGTTTENGFLDPIRDLGAPYVWVRGNHDSQETQKYLRGFKNVRVLDEGSAVTVAGLRIAGTGDPQFTPDRTLALGGAASERMAGLRLASALRDQTRAGTPVDIAVAHDPQLAREADGTVPLVLAGHVHHRVNELLPLGTRLKVEGSTGGGGLRAVQNEKPEKVRASVLYLDRATRRLQAWDEITLGGLGLTTAEVSRHLPEENSPAATPSPSAPVPAAPSSPGVPSPSP; encoded by the coding sequence ATGGTTCGCGTCCCGTTCCGTCCGCGCCGTACCCCCGATGCCCGTGTCCGCCGAAGCCGAGGTGCTCGTACCGCTCCGATGCCGGCACCCGGGCTCGCGGGGTCCGGCCCCCGGCCGGTCGTGCGGGTGCTCGCGATGGTCGCGGTGGTGGTGCTGGGCGGCTGGCTCGGACTGCTGGTCGTGGGGGACGTGAAGACGCCCGTCGGCCCGATGGACACCACGATGGCGCTGCGGCCCTCGCTCACCGGGGGCACCCGGGTGGACGTGTCCCCGCTCGGCGCTCTGGAGCTGGACTCGCACGTCGCGCCCCTGCGCCTCGACGTCGACGTGGACCGCCTCGATCCCGTGCGGTCCCAGCGGCTGGTGGAGAAGCCCGAACGGTTCTCGGGGCTCCAGGACGAGGTCGCCCGGGACGTCGCGGACGGCGCCCGGGAGCTGGCGCTGCGGTCGGTGGTGGCCGTGCTGACCGGGGCGACCGTGCTCGGCCTCGTCGTCTACCGGCGCCCCCGCCCCGCACTGGCCGCCGGAGGGCTCGCGCTGGTGCTGCTGGCCGGATCGGGCGTCAGCGCGTACGCCACCTGGAACCCGAAGTCGGTGCTGGAGCCGAAGTTCTCGGGGCTGCTCTCCAGCGCCCCGTCGGTGGTCGGCGACGCCCGTTCGATCGTCACCGAGTTCGACGTCTACCAGCAGGAGCTGGCCCGCCTGGTCACCAACGTCTCCCGGCTGTACGACGCCACCTCCACGCTCCCCGTCTACCAGCCGGACCCGGGCACCCTGCGGGTCCTGCACGTCTCGGACATCCACCTCAACCCGGCGTCCTGGCACATCGTCGCCTCGCTGGTGAAGCAGTACGGCATCGACGTGATCATCGACTCCGGCGACACCATGGACCACGGCACCACCACCGAGAACGGCTTCCTCGACCCGATCCGGGACCTCGGTGCCCCGTACGTCTGGGTGCGCGGCAACCACGACTCCCAGGAGACGCAGAAGTACCTCCGGGGCTTCAAGAACGTGCGCGTCCTGGACGAGGGGAGCGCGGTGACCGTCGCCGGGCTGCGCATCGCGGGCACCGGCGACCCCCAGTTCACCCCCGACCGGACGCTGGCCCTCGGCGGGGCGGCATCGGAGCGGATGGCCGGCCTCCGACTGGCCTCCGCCCTCCGCGACCAGACCCGGGCCGGCACTCCGGTGGACATCGCGGTGGCGCACGATCCGCAGCTCGCCCGGGAGGCGGACGGCACGGTCCCGCTCGTGCTCGCCGGCCATGTCCACCACCGGGTCAACGAGCTCCTGCCGCTCGGCACCCGGCTGAAGGTGGAGGGCTCCACGGGCGGCGGCGGGCTGCGCGCCGTGCAGAACGAGAAGCCGGAGAAGGTACGCGCCTCGGTCCTCTACCTGGACCGCGCGACCCGGCGGCTCCAGGCCTGGGACGAGATCACGCTGGGCGGACTCGGCCTGACGACCGCCGAGGTGAGCCGCCATCTGCCGGAGGAGAACAGCCCCGCGGCGACCCCCTCGCCCAGCGCTCCCGTCCCCGCCGCGCCCTCCTCTCCCGGCGTTCCCAGCCCCTCCCCGTGA
- a CDS encoding DsbA family protein yields MPLPQKSRSKKPLLYGSAVAVAAVLLGYASYRATAPGPSPATAGESARPDAGEYSEAAKLARREPGDPLALGRTDALVVLVEYGDFRCASCGTFARDTEPDLIDAYVEDGTLRIEWRNFPVSGADSEAAARASWAAGRQKRFWEFHRAAYAEGAQEKGFGPDRLTALAKEAGVKDLDKFRTDLDSVAASESVSRDQAEAYGLGASSTPSFLVNGRPLAGAQPDATFTAAIEEAAETARTGSAVPTESITPVGNPAG; encoded by the coding sequence ATGCCCCTGCCCCAGAAGAGCCGGTCGAAGAAGCCCCTGCTGTACGGCTCCGCGGTCGCCGTCGCCGCCGTCCTGCTCGGTTACGCCTCCTACCGCGCCACCGCCCCCGGCCCGTCCCCCGCCACCGCCGGCGAGTCGGCCCGGCCCGACGCGGGGGAGTACTCCGAGGCCGCGAAGCTCGCCCGTCGCGAGCCCGGCGACCCGCTGGCCCTCGGCCGTACGGACGCGCTCGTCGTCCTCGTCGAGTACGGCGACTTCCGGTGCGCCTCCTGCGGCACGTTCGCCCGGGACACCGAACCGGACCTGATCGACGCCTACGTCGAGGACGGCACCCTGCGCATCGAGTGGCGCAACTTCCCGGTCTCCGGCGCGGACTCCGAGGCCGCCGCCCGCGCCTCCTGGGCGGCGGGCCGCCAGAAGCGATTCTGGGAGTTCCACCGGGCCGCGTACGCCGAGGGTGCCCAGGAGAAGGGCTTCGGCCCCGACCGGCTCACCGCTCTCGCGAAGGAGGCGGGCGTGAAGGACCTCGACAAGTTCCGCACCGACCTGGACAGCGTGGCGGCGTCGGAGTCGGTCAGCCGGGACCAGGCCGAGGCGTACGGACTCGGAGCGAGCTCCACCCCGTCCTTCCTGGTCAACGGGCGCCCGCTGGCGGGAGCCCAGCCCGACGCGACCTTCACCGCGGCCATCGAGGAGGCCGCCGAGACGGCCCGTACCGGCAGTGCCGTTCCGACCGAGAGCATCACCCCGGTGGGGAACCCGGCCGGGTGA
- the hrpA gene encoding ATP-dependent RNA helicase HrpA has product MSTSFADLQSQLGQLSLRDAHRLGRRLEGARRIRKPEARQSVVDEIAAEAGKAAERLAARASRLPTVSYPEQLPVSQKKDVILEAIRDHQVVIVAGETGSGKTTQIPKICMELGRGVRGMIGHTQPRRIAARTVAERVAEELDTPLGETVGWKVRFTDQVNPESTFVKLMTDGILLAEIQTDRELLAYDTIIIDEAHERSLNIDFLLGYLARLLPKRPDLKVVITSATIDPERFARHFGDAPIVEVSGRTYPVEVRYRPLLEEGGEDADRDQITAICEAVDELQSAGPGDVLVFLSGEREIRDTADALGKRNLRHTEVLPLYARLSHAEQHRVFQRHTGRRIVLATNVAETSLTVPGIKYVIDPGNARISRYSHRTKVQRLPIERISQASANQRKGRCGRTSDGICIRLYSEDDFLTRPEFTDAEILRTNLASVILQMTAAGLGDIEKFPFIDPPDHRNIRDGVQLLQELGALDPEEKDARKRLTPLGRKLSQLPVDPRLARMVIEADRNGCAREVMVIAAALSIQDPRERPSDKQTQADQQHARFKEETSDFLAYLKLWEYVREQQKERGSSSFRRMCKQEYLNFLRIREWQDIYSQLRTVARQMDIKVEEPSPGAGIPEQAVHTSLLAGLLSHIGLKDTEKNEYLGARGAKFAIFPGSSLFKKQPRFVMSAELVETSRLWARVNAKIEPEWIEPVAQHLLKHSYSEPHWEKDHAAVMAYERVTLYGVPIIAQRKINFGRIDQEASRDLFIRNALVEGDWRTHHQFFHDNRKLLGEVEELEHRARRRDILVDDETLFDFYDQRIPEHVVSGAHFDSWWKHKRRDEPDALDFERSMLINEKAGAVTKDDYPDSWRQGKLKFKVTYQFEPGADADGVTVHIPLQVLNQVTSEGFDWQIPGLREEVITELIRSLPKPIRRHYVPAPNYADKFLDRAVPLQEPLPTTLARELQRMVGVPVTADDFDLGRVPEHLKITFRIVDERRRKVAEDKDLEALKLRLRPKARQALSQAAAATAGPTGVSIERSGLTGWTIGTLERVFETRRAGQPVKAYPALVDQGETVAVRLFDTEAEQQQAMWRGTRRLILLNIPVNPAKFASDKLSNQQKLALSRNPHGSVQALFEDCATAAADRLIAAHGGPAWDEASFKALYDKVRADLVDLTVRTVGQVQQILAAWQACERRLKATNSLTLMNNVADVTAQLARLVPAGFVTATGLRRLPDLMRYLVAADRRLQQMPTSVQRDTTRMEKVHEMQDEYAWLLEQLPQGRPVPQEVLDIRWMIEELRVSYFAHALGTAFPVSDKRIVKAIDAAAP; this is encoded by the coding sequence ATGTCTACTTCCTTCGCTGATCTCCAGTCCCAGCTCGGACAGCTCTCGCTCCGTGACGCGCACCGGCTCGGCCGGCGTCTCGAAGGGGCGCGTCGCATCCGCAAGCCCGAGGCCCGTCAGTCCGTCGTGGACGAGATCGCGGCCGAAGCGGGCAAGGCCGCCGAACGGCTCGCCGCGCGCGCCTCCCGGCTGCCCACCGTGTCGTATCCGGAACAGCTTCCGGTCAGCCAGAAGAAGGACGTGATCCTGGAGGCGATACGCGACCACCAGGTCGTGATCGTCGCGGGCGAGACCGGCTCCGGCAAGACCACCCAGATCCCGAAGATCTGCATGGAGCTGGGACGCGGGGTGCGCGGCATGATCGGGCACACCCAGCCCCGCCGGATCGCGGCCCGCACGGTCGCGGAGCGCGTCGCGGAGGAGCTGGACACCCCGCTCGGCGAGACCGTCGGCTGGAAGGTCCGTTTCACCGACCAGGTGAACCCGGAGTCGACCTTCGTGAAACTGATGACGGACGGCATCCTGCTGGCCGAGATCCAGACGGACCGCGAACTGCTCGCGTACGACACGATCATCATCGACGAGGCGCACGAGCGGTCGCTCAACATCGACTTCCTGCTCGGCTATCTGGCCAGGCTGCTGCCGAAGCGCCCGGACCTGAAGGTCGTCATCACCTCCGCGACCATCGACCCGGAGAGGTTCGCCCGGCATTTCGGGGACGCCCCGATCGTCGAGGTCAGCGGACGCACCTACCCGGTGGAGGTGCGCTACCGCCCGCTCCTCGAAGAGGGCGGCGAGGACGCGGACCGCGACCAGATCACCGCGATCTGCGAGGCGGTGGACGAACTCCAGTCCGCCGGCCCCGGCGACGTGCTGGTCTTCCTCTCCGGTGAGCGGGAGATCCGCGACACCGCCGACGCGCTCGGCAAACGCAACCTGCGCCACACCGAGGTGCTCCCCCTGTACGCGCGCCTCTCGCACGCCGAGCAGCACCGGGTGTTCCAGCGCCATACGGGACGGCGCATCGTGCTGGCGACCAACGTCGCCGAGACCTCGCTGACGGTCCCCGGCATCAAGTACGTGATCGACCCGGGCAACGCCCGCATCTCCCGCTACAGCCACCGCACCAAGGTGCAGCGACTGCCGATCGAGCGGATCTCGCAGGCCAGCGCCAACCAGCGCAAGGGCCGTTGCGGCCGAACCTCGGACGGCATCTGCATCCGGCTCTACTCCGAGGACGACTTCCTCACGCGGCCGGAATTCACCGATGCCGAGATCCTGCGGACCAACCTCGCCTCCGTCATCCTCCAGATGACCGCGGCCGGGCTCGGCGACATCGAGAAGTTCCCCTTCATCGACCCGCCGGACCACCGCAACATCCGCGACGGTGTGCAGCTGCTCCAGGAGCTGGGCGCGCTGGACCCCGAGGAGAAGGACGCGCGCAAGCGGCTGACCCCGCTCGGCCGCAAGCTCTCCCAGCTCCCGGTGGACCCGCGGCTCGCCCGCATGGTCATCGAGGCCGACCGCAACGGCTGCGCCCGCGAGGTCATGGTCATCGCCGCCGCGCTCTCCATCCAGGACCCGCGCGAGCGCCCCTCGGACAAGCAGACGCAGGCCGACCAGCAGCACGCCCGGTTCAAGGAGGAGACCTCAGACTTCCTGGCGTACCTGAAGCTCTGGGAGTATGTCCGCGAGCAGCAGAAGGAGCGCGGTTCCTCCAGCTTCCGCCGGATGTGCAAGCAGGAGTACCTGAACTTCCTGCGTATCCGCGAGTGGCAGGACATCTACTCCCAACTGCGCACGGTCGCACGGCAGATGGACATCAAGGTCGAGGAGCCCTCGCCCGGCGCGGGTATCCCCGAGCAGGCGGTGCACACCTCGCTGCTGGCCGGACTGCTCTCCCACATCGGGCTCAAGGACACCGAGAAGAACGAGTATCTGGGCGCGCGCGGCGCCAAGTTCGCGATCTTCCCGGGCTCCTCGCTCTTCAAGAAGCAGCCCCGGTTCGTGATGTCGGCCGAGTTGGTCGAGACCTCCCGGCTCTGGGCCCGGGTGAACGCGAAGATCGAGCCGGAGTGGATCGAGCCGGTCGCCCAGCACCTGCTGAAGCACAGCTACAGCGAGCCGCACTGGGAGAAGGACCACGCGGCGGTGATGGCGTACGAACGGGTCACCCTCTACGGGGTACCGATCATCGCCCAGCGCAAGATCAATTTCGGCCGGATCGACCAGGAGGCGTCCCGGGATCTCTTCATCCGGAACGCCCTCGTGGAGGGGGACTGGCGCACCCACCACCAGTTCTTCCACGACAACCGCAAACTCCTCGGTGAAGTCGAGGAGTTGGAGCACCGTGCCCGGCGCCGCGACATCCTCGTGGACGACGAGACGCTCTTCGACTTCTACGACCAGCGCATTCCGGAGCACGTCGTCTCCGGCGCGCACTTCGACTCGTGGTGGAAGCACAAGCGCCGCGACGAGCCGGACGCGCTGGACTTCGAGCGCTCCATGCTCATCAACGAGAAGGCCGGGGCCGTCACCAAGGACGACTACCCGGACTCCTGGCGGCAGGGGAAGCTCAAGTTCAAGGTGACGTACCAGTTCGAGCCCGGCGCGGACGCGGACGGCGTGACCGTCCACATCCCGCTCCAAGTGCTCAACCAGGTCACCTCCGAGGGGTTCGACTGGCAGATCCCGGGCCTGCGCGAAGAGGTCATCACCGAGCTGATCCGCTCGCTGCCCAAGCCGATCCGCCGCCACTACGTCCCCGCCCCGAACTACGCGGACAAGTTCCTGGACCGGGCCGTCCCGCTCCAGGAGCCGCTGCCCACGACTCTCGCCCGCGAACTCCAGCGGATGGTCGGGGTGCCGGTCACCGCGGACGACTTCGACCTCGGGCGCGTACCGGAACACCTGAAGATCACGTTCCGGATCGTCGACGAGCGACGGCGCAAGGTCGCCGAGGACAAGGACCTGGAGGCGCTCAAGCTCCGGCTGCGCCCGAAGGCCCGCCAGGCGCTCTCCCAGGCCGCCGCGGCCACCGCCGGGCCCACCGGCGTCTCCATCGAGCGCTCGGGCCTCACCGGCTGGACCATCGGCACGCTGGAGCGCGTCTTCGAGACCCGGCGGGCCGGGCAGCCGGTCAAGGCGTACCCGGCGCTGGTGGACCAGGGCGAGACGGTGGCCGTCCGGCTCTTCGACACCGAGGCCGAACAGCAGCAGGCGATGTGGCGGGGCACCCGCAGGCTCATCCTGCTGAACATCCCGGTGAACCCGGCGAAGTTCGCCTCGGACAAGCTCAGCAACCAGCAGAAGCTGGCCCTGTCGCGCAATCCGCACGGCTCGGTGCAGGCGCTCTTCGAGGACTGCGCCACCGCCGCCGCCGACCGCCTGATCGCCGCCCACGGCGGCCCAGCCTGGGACGAGGCGTCGTTCAAGGCGCTGTACGACAAGGTCCGCGCCGACCTCGTGGACCTCACGGTCCGCACGGTCGGCCAGGTCCAGCAGATCCTGGCCGCCTGGCAGGCCTGTGAGCGCCGTCTGAAGGCCACGAACAGCCTGACGCTGATGAACAACGTCGCCGACGTGACGGCGCAGCTGGCGCGCCTCGTACCGGCCGGCTTCGTCACCGCGACCGGGCTGCGCAGACTGCCGGACCTGATGCGCTACCTCGTGGCCGCGGACCGCCGCCTCCAGCAGATGCCGACCTCCGTCCAGCGCGACACCACGCGTATGGAGAAGGTGCACGAGATGCAGGACGAGTACGCCTGGCTGCTGGAACAGCTGCCGCAGGGGCGGCCGGTACCGCAGGAGGTCCTGGACATCCGCTGGATGATCGAGGAGTTGCGGGTCAGCTACTTCGCGCACGCGCTGGGGACGGCTTTCCCGGTGTCGGACAAGCGGATCGTGAAGGCGATCGACGCCGCCGCGCCGTAG
- a CDS encoding FluC/FEX family fluoride channel translates to MSGPGAPPGDEPAPPVLPAPPGPREVAVLGVVAAGGALGATARYAATLAWPTGTGAFPWTVFAVNVSGCALIGVLMVLTAELSVVTRPPGRVPKVPPVRRRTVAVLSRSRPYVRYRGAPAPCDPARRTPPGPPSGRPAPLSKHALVRPFLGVGVLGGFTTFSTYAADVSKLLQRQEALTAVAYAFLTPAAALGAVWVSAVATRKAVSRARGSEGGAR, encoded by the coding sequence GTGAGCGGGCCCGGCGCTCCCCCGGGGGACGAGCCCGCACCGCCCGTCCTGCCCGCCCCGCCGGGGCCGCGCGAGGTCGCGGTGCTCGGCGTCGTGGCGGCCGGCGGAGCGCTCGGGGCCACCGCGCGCTATGCGGCCACCCTGGCCTGGCCCACCGGTACGGGCGCCTTCCCGTGGACGGTCTTCGCCGTCAACGTCTCCGGCTGCGCCCTGATCGGCGTGCTCATGGTGCTGACCGCCGAACTCTCCGTGGTCACCCGCCCGCCGGGGCGTGTGCCGAAAGTCCCGCCCGTCCGGCGACGCACGGTCGCCGTGTTGTCGCGATCCCGCCCGTACGTCCGGTACCGGGGCGCCCCTGCGCCGTGCGATCCCGCGCGCCGGACACCGCCGGGCCCACCCTCCGGGCGACCGGCGCCCCTTTCGAAACACGCCCTGGTGCGCCCGTTCCTCGGCGTCGGCGTGCTCGGCGGTTTCACCACCTTCTCCACGTACGCGGCCGACGTCTCCAAGCTGCTCCAACGACAGGAAGCGCTGACCGCCGTGGCGTACGCCTTCCTCACGCCGGCGGCGGCGCTCGGCGCCGTGTGGGTGTCGGCGGTGGCGACCAGGAAAGCGGTGTCCCGCGCGCGCGGGTCCGAAGGTGGTGCCCGGTGA
- a CDS encoding DEAD/DEAH box helicase produces the protein MSEDIDNELAQNAELVAEAVVAEAAPVTVEVTDEQGEPEAAEAAAPVETASDEAVSAESAEDAEPTLTFASLGLPEGIVRKLAQNGVTSPFPIQAATIPDALAGKDILGRGRTGSGKTLSFGLPTLAALAGGHTEKKKPRAIILTPTRELAMQVADALQPYGDVLGLKMKVVCGGTSMGNQIYALERGVDVLVATPGRLRDIINRGACSLAEVQVAVLDEADQMSDLGFLPEVTELLDQIPGGGQRMLFSATMENEIGTLVKRYLTNPVTHEVDSAQGNVSTMSHHVLVVKPKDKAPVTAAIAARKGRTIIFVRTQLGADRIAEQLIESGVKADALHGGMTQGARTRVLEDFKKGYVNALVATDVAARGIHVDGIDLVLNVDPAGDHKDYLHRSGRTARAGKSGVVVSLALPHQRRQIFRLMEDAGVDASRHIVQGAGVFEPEVAEITGARSLTEVQADSANNAAKQAEREVAELTKQLEHVQRRAGELREEADRLVARAARERGDDPEQAVAEAVAEAEAAVEAAVAVPEQPVREEQRRDERGNYERRDNRGGDRGGYRGGNDRRDDRPSGGFRSGGDRRDDRGGDRGGRPFERRDDRPSFNRDRRDDRPSGGFRSGGDRRDDRGGDRGGRPFERRDDRPSFNRDRRDDRPSGGFRSGGDRRDDRGGDRGGRPFERRDDRPSGGFRSGGDRRDERPSGGFRSGGGDRPFNRDRRDDRPSGGFRSGGAGDRPQGRRDDHRGGNTGTNTGSFGRRDDKPRWKRNG, from the coding sequence ATGTCCGAAGACATCGACAACGAGCTCGCGCAGAACGCCGAGCTCGTCGCCGAGGCCGTCGTGGCCGAGGCAGCTCCCGTCACCGTCGAGGTGACGGACGAGCAGGGCGAGCCGGAGGCCGCCGAGGCCGCCGCTCCCGTCGAGACCGCGTCCGACGAGGCCGTCTCCGCGGAGTCCGCCGAGGACGCCGAGCCGACCCTCACCTTCGCCTCGCTGGGCCTGCCCGAGGGCATCGTCCGCAAGCTGGCGCAGAACGGCGTGACCAGCCCCTTCCCGATCCAGGCCGCGACCATCCCGGACGCCCTGGCCGGCAAGGACATCCTGGGCCGGGGCCGTACCGGCTCCGGCAAGACGCTCTCCTTCGGTCTGCCGACCCTGGCCGCGCTGGCCGGCGGTCACACCGAGAAGAAGAAGCCCCGCGCGATCATCCTCACGCCGACCCGTGAGCTCGCGATGCAGGTCGCGGACGCGCTCCAGCCGTACGGCGACGTGCTCGGCCTCAAGATGAAGGTCGTCTGCGGCGGTACCTCCATGGGCAACCAGATCTACGCCCTGGAGCGCGGTGTCGACGTCCTCGTCGCCACCCCGGGCCGTCTGCGCGACATCATCAACCGCGGCGCCTGCTCGCTCGCGGAAGTCCAGGTCGCCGTCCTCGACGAGGCCGACCAGATGTCCGACCTGGGCTTCCTGCCCGAGGTCACCGAGCTGCTCGACCAGATCCCCGGTGGCGGTCAGCGCATGCTCTTCTCCGCCACCATGGAGAACGAGATCGGCACGCTGGTCAAGCGCTACCTGACCAACCCGGTCACGCACGAGGTCGACAGCGCCCAGGGCAACGTCTCGACCATGTCGCACCACGTCCTCGTCGTGAAGCCGAAGGACAAGGCGCCGGTCACGGCCGCCATCGCCGCCCGCAAGGGCCGCACGATCATCTTCGTCCGCACCCAGCTGGGCGCCGACCGCATCGCCGAGCAGCTCATCGAGTCCGGCGTGAAGGCCGACGCGCTGCACGGCGGTATGACGCAGGGTGCCCGTACCCGCGTCCTCGAAGACTTCAAGAAGGGCTACGTCAACGCCCTGGTCGCCACCGACGTCGCCGCCCGCGGCATCCACGTCGACGGCATCGACCTGGTGCTGAACGTGGACCCGGCCGGCGACCACAAGGACTACCTGCACCGCTCGGGCCGTACCGCCCGTGCCGGCAAGTCCGGTGTCGTCGTCTCGCTGGCGCTCCCGCACCAGCGTCGTCAGATCTTCCGCCTGATGGAGGACGCGGGCGTGGACGCCTCGCGCCACATCGTCCAGGGCGCGGGCGTCTTCGAGCCCGAGGTCGCCGAGATCACCGGTGCGCGTTCGCTCACCGAGGTCCAGGCCGACTCCGCGAACAACGCCGCCAAGCAGGCCGAGCGCGAGGTCGCCGAGCTGACCAAGCAGCTGGAGCACGTCCAGCGCCGCGCCGGTGAGCTCCGCGAGGAGGCCGACCGCCTGGTGGCCCGTGCCGCGCGCGAGCGGGGCGACGACCCGGAGCAGGCGGTGGCCGAGGCCGTCGCCGAGGCGGAGGCCGCCGTCGAGGCGGCCGTCGCCGTGCCGGAGCAGCCGGTCCGCGAGGAGCAGCGCCGGGACGAGCGGGGCAACTACGAGCGCCGCGACAACCGTGGTGGCGACCGTGGCGGCTACCGCGGCGGCAACGACCGTCGTGACGACCGTCCGTCCGGTGGCTTCCGTTCCGGTGGCGACCGCCGCGACGACCGTGGTGGCGACCGTGGTGGCCGTCCGTTCGAGCGTCGTGACGACCGTCCGTCGTTCAACCGCGACCGTCGTGACGACCGTCCGTCCGGTGGCTTCCGTTCCGGTGGCGACCGCCGCGACGACCGTGGTGGCGACCGTGGTGGCCGTCCGTTCGAGCGTCGTGACGACCGTCCGTCGTTCAACCGCGACCGTCGTGACGACCGTCCGTCCGGTGGCTTCCGTTCCGGTGGCGACCGCCGCGACGACCGTGGTGGCGACCGTGGTGGCCGTCCCTTCGAGCGCCGCGACGACCGTCCCTCGGGCGGCTTCCGCTCCGGCGGCGACCGCCGCGACGAGCGCCCCTCCGGTGGCTTCCGCTCCGGTGGCGGCGACCGCCCGTTCAACCGTGACCGCCGTGACGACCGTCCGTCCGGTGGCTTCCGCTCCGGCGGCGCCGGCGACCGCCCGCAGGGCCGTCGCGACGACCACCGCGGTGGCAACACCGGTACGAACACCGGCAGCTTCGGCCGCCGCGACGACAAGCCCCGCTGGAAGCGCAACGGCTGA